A window of the Zeugodacus cucurbitae isolate PBARC_wt_2022May chromosome 2, idZeuCucr1.2, whole genome shotgun sequence genome harbors these coding sequences:
- the LOC105212307 gene encoding E3 ubiquitin-protein ligase TRIM33 isoform X3, with protein MEFEELEGIAKTDFVPLMPLIKQEQVDTAIPETAVSEQLTGNAATATTSSFSASSFGNPCDSAEKRSESSSSASTKFALLKCVWCSQLLSINDRPKLLECLHVSCSQCVNTKFSELDRTMPPLIHCPVCNMASQNEFIIDNQFLIEQCTAAGDNSLADGSSTDASKATVTANITCSSCSDNAVATSWCVDCSEYICDSCVQAHQRLKITKDHTIKPKEEANNEQLPGAAGIDKLHMCHLHPQEKLSLFCETCDKLTCRDCQLSDHRDHKYKFAHEIATETRQALKTLVSEINYKRFLLSSATKVIDDRQKQIADRKKDLIKEITAMVVKITNTVNMRGKQLAMRLNEVCDTKMKVLIEKKDALQLLSDNTDHCIEFMENAMEKGSDYAILSSKKSLVRHLQKLKCQRADIPNPEIPVRIQVQLNQVSELQKVISQLGTVIVDGKPYPPAPSTNGPPRQQPSPNMAPPLRPGLPPGMPAGMSPTGPPSGYGPQNGPPIYNNSTSAQQQFNNMQMNRNYAAEGAGKVRFGAMPPGMQRQGQPHVSSSTHPQNMDMSLRGLLNNQAAQSPNQAHISFNGPPNYPGGPQGAASPHQQMNTQMRPHFMGGPPGQQHQNYPQNTPGGPNNPNYINNTARFQNYQRMSSHAQQQAAVAAMSSGGGPGGPCGSQIPSPNAMQRPQMMTNPMQNNLGFHGSQPGFSPGPPQTSPQMNSSLSSMHSMAKWHIPQSAQQTNACTQQGPLMQFANGRQTENFKISLKSPNTLKNTTPPNGSASAHSMQGNSASSLHAATLGLGPAVSILPNVTSTNPKTPSPSTNENAKDFTEPIDKVRDDSINDLIATIAKLDSNGVQVLPEGRTKTTSPQVHSSTDLSNTQEDDPNEDWCAVCLDGGELMCCDKCPKVFHQNCHIPAISSLPDESESWQCLLCVNLKELANNTDNTQKAPGELSRLELQIIQRICLELYCQYEQSLHFREPEPPTNTAYYEIICNPMSLDVIRTRLDPTSPNHYKDIASFVSDVRLIFKNTYLFYQEDSKTFTNAKYLENFFEEQLSKWLPNFATKTNSPITNGSNNTNSNNTTSINNNSASTSSAASPGLMSLTTGPSASPGAIASMENGRKSCIAEFRLDDDSCIPAKRSRKLTE; from the exons TCGGAATCCTCATCATCAGCTTCCACAAAATTTGCCCTACTCAAATGTGTTTGGTGCAGTCAATTGCTGAGCATCAATGATCGTCCAAAGCTCTTGGAATGTCTGCATGTTTCCTGCTCGCAATGTGTGAATACGAAATTCTCTGAGTTGGATCGCACCATGCCACCGCTTATACATTGTCCCGTTTGTAATATGGCCTCACAAAATGAGTTTATCATTGATAATCAATTTTTGATCGAACAATGTACAGCCGCTGGTGATAACAGTTTGGCCGATGGCAGTTCCACAGATGCATCCAAAGCGACCGTTACTGCCAATATCACATGCAGCAGTTGCTCTGATAATGCTGTAGCGACGTCATGGTGTGTAGATTGTTCCGAATATATATGTGACAGTTGTGTGCAGGCGCATCAACGTCTCAAGATCACTAAGGATCACACAATTAAGCCAAAGGAGGAAGCCAATAATGAGCAATTGCCTGGTGCTGCCGGTATAGATAAACTGCATATGTGTCATCTACATCCGCAAGAGAAACTGTCACTGTTTTGTGAGACGTGCGACAAGTTGACATGTCGTGATTGTCAGCTCAGCGATCATCGCGATCACAAATATAAGTTTGCGCATGAAATTGCCACCGAGACGCGTCAAGCGTTGAAAACGCTCGTCTCCGAAATCAACTACAAGCGCTTCTTGCTCTCATCTGCCACTAAAGTGATTGACGATCGACAAAAACAAATCGCCGATCGTAAGAAGGATCTTATTAAAGAGATCACCGCAATGGTAGTGAAGATCACAAATACAGTTAATATGCGCGGCAAGCAGTTAGCTATGCGTCTGAATGAAGTTTGCGATACAAAAATGAAGGTTTTGATCGAGAAGAAGGACGCGTTGCAGCTGTTGTCCGATAATACCGATCACTGCATCGAATTTATGGAGAACGCTATGGAGAAAGGGAGTGACTATGCGATTTTGTCGAGTAAAAAATCATTGGTGCGACATTTACAGAAACTGAAGTGTCAACGAGCAGACATACCAAATCCAGAAATTCCTGTGCGTATTCAAGTACAGTTAAACCAAGTCTCCGAACTCCAGAAAG TTATTTCTCAACTCGGCACTGTTATTGTGGACGGTAAACCCTATCCCCCAGCACCGTCCACAAATGGACCGCCACGCCAGCAGCCAAGCCCAAATATGGCGCCACCATTGCGACCTGGACTGCCACCCGGTATGCCCGCCGGTATGTCTCCTACTGGACCGCCAAGCGGATATGGACCACAGAATGGGCCGCCAATATACAATAACAGCACATcggcacaacaacaatttaacaaCATGCAGATGAATCGAAACTATGCTGCCGAGGGCGCAGGTAAGG TTCGTTTCGGCGCAATGCCACCGGGTATGCAACGCCAAGGTCAGCCACACGTTAGTTCCTCAACACATCCTCAAAATATGG aCATGAGCTTACGTGGCCTACTAAATAATCAAGCAGCTCAGAGTCCCAATCAGGCACATATATCATTTAATGGTCCACCAAATTATCCAGGTGGGCCACAAGGCGCAGCTTCACCACACCAGCAAATGAATACCCAAATGCGTCCGCATTTTATGGGCGGTCCTCCAGGCCAACAACATCAGAATTACCCGCAGAATACGCCTGGTGGACCGAATAACCCGAATTATATAAACAATACTGCGCGCTTTCAGAACTATCAACGCATGTCGAGTCACGCGCAACAGCAGGCCGCTGTAGCGGCCATGTCAAGCGGGGGCGGTCCTGGTGGTCCATGCGGCAGTCAAATACCGTCGCCAAACGCCATGCAGCGACCACAAATGATGACCAATCCCATGCAGAAT AACCTGGGGTTTCATGGGAGTCAGCCTGGCTTCAGTCCCGGTCCGCCGCAAACTTCACCGCAAATGAACAGTAGCTTGAGCAGCATGCACAGCATGGCTAAATGGCATATACCGCAATCAGCGCAACAGACAAATG CTTGTACACAACAAGGCCCCTTAATGCAGTTCGCCAATGGTCGTCAAacagaaaactttaaaatttcccTAAAATCTCCAAATACTCTAAAGAATACCACACCGCCAAATGGCAGCGCGTCGGCACATAGTATGCAAGGCAATAGCGCGTCCAGCTTGCATGCAGCTACGCTTGGGCTCGGACCAGCTGTATCCATATTACCTAATGTCACATCTACGAACCCAAAGACGCCGAGCCCAAGCActaacgag AACGCAAAAGATTTCACTGAACCGATTGACAAGGTGCGTGACGATTCCATAAACGATCTAATTGCCACGATTGCCAAATTGGATTCGAATGGTGTGCAGGTGCTGCCGGAAGGTCGTACCAAAACCACATCGCCGCAAGTACACAGCTCAACAGACCTATCCAATACTCAAGAAG ACGACCCGAACGAAGATTGGTGTGCCGTTTGCCTTGACGGTGGTGAGCTCATGTGCTGCGACAAGTGCCCGAAAGTATTCCATCAGAATTGTCACATACCCGCCATCAGTTCGTTGCCGGACGAAAGCGAAAGTTGGCAATGCCTTTTGTGCGTGAACCTCAAAGAGCTGGCTAATAACACGGACAACACGCAGAAAGCACCCGGCGAGCTAAGTCGACTGGAATTGCAGATCATCCAACGCATTTGTCTCGAATTATATTGTCAGTATGAACAGAGTCTACATTTCCGCGAACCGGAACCGCCTACAAATACAGCCTACTATGAAATTATTTGCAA CCCCATGTCTTTGGATGTTATACGTACAAGATTGGATCCGACCAGTCCAAATCATTATAAAGATATCGCTAGTTTTGTATCAGACGTGCgtctaatatttaaaaacaccTATCTCTTCTATCAA GAGGACTCAAAAACATTCACAAATGCTAAATATTTGGAGAACTTTTTCGAAGAACAATTATCCAAATGGCTGCCAAACTTCGCTACCAAGACCAATTCGCCTATAACTAATGGCAGTAACAACACAAATAGCAACAATACCACAAGTATCAACAATAATAGTGCTTCCACATCGTCAGCAGCTTCGCCTGGGCTCATGAGTTTAACCACGGGTCCCTCAGCTTCACCCGGCGCTATTGCATCTATGGAGAATGGACGAAAGAGTTGTATTGCCGAATTCCGGCTAGACGATGACTCCTGCATTCCGGCGAAACGATCACGTAAACTAACCGAATAG
- the LOC105212307 gene encoding E3 ubiquitin-protein ligase TRIM33 isoform X5, producing MEFEELEGIAKTDFVPLMPLIKQEQVDTAIPETAVSEQLTGNAATATTSSFSASSFGNPCDSAEKRSESSSSASTKFALLKCVWCSQLLSINDRPKLLECLHVSCSQCVNTKFSELDRTMPPLIHCPVCNMASQNEFIIDNQFLIEQCTAAGDNSLADGSSTDASKATVTANITCSSCSDNAVATSWCVDCSEYICDSCVQAHQRLKITKDHTIKPKEEANNEQLPGAAGIDKLHMCHLHPQEKLSLFCETCDKLTCRDCQLSDHRDHKYKFAHEIATETRQALKTLVSEINYKRFLLSSATKVIDDRQKQIADRKKDLIKEITAMVVKITNTVNMRGKQLAMRLNEVCDTKMKVLIEKKDALQLLSDNTDHCIEFMENAMEKGSDYAILSSKKSLVRHLQKLKCQRADIPNPEIPVRIQVQLNQVSELQKVISQLGTVIVDGKPYPPAPSTNGPPRQQPSPNMAPPLRPGLPPGMPAGMSPTGPPSGYGPQNGPPIYNNSTSAQQQFNNMQMNRNYAAEGAVRFGAMPPGMQRQGQPHVSSSTHPQNMDMSLRGLLNNQAAQSPNQAHISFNGPPNYPGGPQGAASPHQQMNTQMRPHFMGGPPGQQHQNYPQNTPGGPNNPNYINNTARFQNYQRMSSHAQQQAAVAAMSSGGGPGGPCGSQIPSPNAMQRPQMMTNPMQNNLGFHGSQPGFSPGPPQTSPQMNSSLSSMHSMAKWHIPQSAQQTNACTQQGPLMQFANGRQTENFKISLKSPNTLKNTTPPNGSASAHSMQGNSASSLHAATLGLGPAVSILPNVTSTNPKTPSPSTNENAKDFTEPIDKVRDDSINDLIATIAKLDSNGVQVLPEGRTKTTSPQVHSSTDLSNTQEDDPNEDWCAVCLDGGELMCCDKCPKVFHQNCHIPAISSLPDESESWQCLLCVNLKELANNTDNTQKAPGELSRLELQIIQRICLELYCQYEQSLHFREPEPPTNTAYYEIICNPMSLDVIRTRLDPTSPNHYKDIASFVSDVRLIFKNTYLFYQEDSKTFTNAKYLENFFEEQLSKWLPNFATKTNSPITNGSNNTNSNNTTSINNNSASTSSAASPGLMSLTTGPSASPGAIASMENGRKSCIAEFRLDDDSCIPAKRSRKLTE from the exons TCGGAATCCTCATCATCAGCTTCCACAAAATTTGCCCTACTCAAATGTGTTTGGTGCAGTCAATTGCTGAGCATCAATGATCGTCCAAAGCTCTTGGAATGTCTGCATGTTTCCTGCTCGCAATGTGTGAATACGAAATTCTCTGAGTTGGATCGCACCATGCCACCGCTTATACATTGTCCCGTTTGTAATATGGCCTCACAAAATGAGTTTATCATTGATAATCAATTTTTGATCGAACAATGTACAGCCGCTGGTGATAACAGTTTGGCCGATGGCAGTTCCACAGATGCATCCAAAGCGACCGTTACTGCCAATATCACATGCAGCAGTTGCTCTGATAATGCTGTAGCGACGTCATGGTGTGTAGATTGTTCCGAATATATATGTGACAGTTGTGTGCAGGCGCATCAACGTCTCAAGATCACTAAGGATCACACAATTAAGCCAAAGGAGGAAGCCAATAATGAGCAATTGCCTGGTGCTGCCGGTATAGATAAACTGCATATGTGTCATCTACATCCGCAAGAGAAACTGTCACTGTTTTGTGAGACGTGCGACAAGTTGACATGTCGTGATTGTCAGCTCAGCGATCATCGCGATCACAAATATAAGTTTGCGCATGAAATTGCCACCGAGACGCGTCAAGCGTTGAAAACGCTCGTCTCCGAAATCAACTACAAGCGCTTCTTGCTCTCATCTGCCACTAAAGTGATTGACGATCGACAAAAACAAATCGCCGATCGTAAGAAGGATCTTATTAAAGAGATCACCGCAATGGTAGTGAAGATCACAAATACAGTTAATATGCGCGGCAAGCAGTTAGCTATGCGTCTGAATGAAGTTTGCGATACAAAAATGAAGGTTTTGATCGAGAAGAAGGACGCGTTGCAGCTGTTGTCCGATAATACCGATCACTGCATCGAATTTATGGAGAACGCTATGGAGAAAGGGAGTGACTATGCGATTTTGTCGAGTAAAAAATCATTGGTGCGACATTTACAGAAACTGAAGTGTCAACGAGCAGACATACCAAATCCAGAAATTCCTGTGCGTATTCAAGTACAGTTAAACCAAGTCTCCGAACTCCAGAAAG TTATTTCTCAACTCGGCACTGTTATTGTGGACGGTAAACCCTATCCCCCAGCACCGTCCACAAATGGACCGCCACGCCAGCAGCCAAGCCCAAATATGGCGCCACCATTGCGACCTGGACTGCCACCCGGTATGCCCGCCGGTATGTCTCCTACTGGACCGCCAAGCGGATATGGACCACAGAATGGGCCGCCAATATACAATAACAGCACATcggcacaacaacaatttaacaaCATGCAGATGAATCGAAACTATGCTGCCGAGGGCGCAG TTCGTTTCGGCGCAATGCCACCGGGTATGCAACGCCAAGGTCAGCCACACGTTAGTTCCTCAACACATCCTCAAAATATGG aCATGAGCTTACGTGGCCTACTAAATAATCAAGCAGCTCAGAGTCCCAATCAGGCACATATATCATTTAATGGTCCACCAAATTATCCAGGTGGGCCACAAGGCGCAGCTTCACCACACCAGCAAATGAATACCCAAATGCGTCCGCATTTTATGGGCGGTCCTCCAGGCCAACAACATCAGAATTACCCGCAGAATACGCCTGGTGGACCGAATAACCCGAATTATATAAACAATACTGCGCGCTTTCAGAACTATCAACGCATGTCGAGTCACGCGCAACAGCAGGCCGCTGTAGCGGCCATGTCAAGCGGGGGCGGTCCTGGTGGTCCATGCGGCAGTCAAATACCGTCGCCAAACGCCATGCAGCGACCACAAATGATGACCAATCCCATGCAGAAT AACCTGGGGTTTCATGGGAGTCAGCCTGGCTTCAGTCCCGGTCCGCCGCAAACTTCACCGCAAATGAACAGTAGCTTGAGCAGCATGCACAGCATGGCTAAATGGCATATACCGCAATCAGCGCAACAGACAAATG CTTGTACACAACAAGGCCCCTTAATGCAGTTCGCCAATGGTCGTCAAacagaaaactttaaaatttcccTAAAATCTCCAAATACTCTAAAGAATACCACACCGCCAAATGGCAGCGCGTCGGCACATAGTATGCAAGGCAATAGCGCGTCCAGCTTGCATGCAGCTACGCTTGGGCTCGGACCAGCTGTATCCATATTACCTAATGTCACATCTACGAACCCAAAGACGCCGAGCCCAAGCActaacgag AACGCAAAAGATTTCACTGAACCGATTGACAAGGTGCGTGACGATTCCATAAACGATCTAATTGCCACGATTGCCAAATTGGATTCGAATGGTGTGCAGGTGCTGCCGGAAGGTCGTACCAAAACCACATCGCCGCAAGTACACAGCTCAACAGACCTATCCAATACTCAAGAAG ACGACCCGAACGAAGATTGGTGTGCCGTTTGCCTTGACGGTGGTGAGCTCATGTGCTGCGACAAGTGCCCGAAAGTATTCCATCAGAATTGTCACATACCCGCCATCAGTTCGTTGCCGGACGAAAGCGAAAGTTGGCAATGCCTTTTGTGCGTGAACCTCAAAGAGCTGGCTAATAACACGGACAACACGCAGAAAGCACCCGGCGAGCTAAGTCGACTGGAATTGCAGATCATCCAACGCATTTGTCTCGAATTATATTGTCAGTATGAACAGAGTCTACATTTCCGCGAACCGGAACCGCCTACAAATACAGCCTACTATGAAATTATTTGCAA CCCCATGTCTTTGGATGTTATACGTACAAGATTGGATCCGACCAGTCCAAATCATTATAAAGATATCGCTAGTTTTGTATCAGACGTGCgtctaatatttaaaaacaccTATCTCTTCTATCAA GAGGACTCAAAAACATTCACAAATGCTAAATATTTGGAGAACTTTTTCGAAGAACAATTATCCAAATGGCTGCCAAACTTCGCTACCAAGACCAATTCGCCTATAACTAATGGCAGTAACAACACAAATAGCAACAATACCACAAGTATCAACAATAATAGTGCTTCCACATCGTCAGCAGCTTCGCCTGGGCTCATGAGTTTAACCACGGGTCCCTCAGCTTCACCCGGCGCTATTGCATCTATGGAGAATGGACGAAAGAGTTGTATTGCCGAATTCCGGCTAGACGATGACTCCTGCATTCCGGCGAAACGATCACGTAAACTAACCGAATAG
- the LOC105212307 gene encoding E3 ubiquitin-protein ligase TRIM33 isoform X1, with protein sequence MEFEELEGIAKTDFVPLMPLIKQEQVDTAIPETAVSEQLTGNAATATTSSFSASSFGNPCDSAEKRSESSSSASTKFALLKCVWCSQLLSINDRPKLLECLHVSCSQCVNTKFSELDRTMPPLIHCPVCNMASQNEFIIDNQFLIEQCTAAGDNSLADGSSTDASKATVTANITCSSCSDNAVATSWCVDCSEYICDSCVQAHQRLKITKDHTIKPKEEANNEQLPGAAGIDKLHMCHLHPQEKLSLFCETCDKLTCRDCQLSDHRDHKYKFAHEIATETRQALKTLVSEINYKRFLLSSATKVIDDRQKQIADRKKDLIKEITAMVVKITNTVNMRGKQLAMRLNEVCDTKMKVLIEKKDALQLLSDNTDHCIEFMENAMEKGSDYAILSSKKSLVRHLQKLKCQRADIPNPEIPVRIQVQLNQVSELQKVISQLGTVIVDGKPYPPAPSTNGPPRQQPSPNMAPPLRPGLPPGMPAGMSPTGPPSGYGPQNGPPIYNNSTSAQQQFNNMQMNRNYAAEGAGKVRFGAMPPGMQRQGQPHVSSSTHPQNMDMSLRGLLNNQAAQSPNQAHISFNGPPNYPGGPQGAASPHQQMNTQMRPHFMGGPPGQQHQNYPQNTPGGPNNPNYINNTARFQNYQRMSSHAQQQAAVAAMSSGGGPGGPCGSQIPSPNAMQRPQMMTNPMQNNLGFHGSQPGFSPGPPQTSPQMNSSLSSMHSMAKWHIPQSAQQTNACTQQGPLMQFANGRQTENFKISLKSPNTLKNTTPPNGSASAHSMQGNSASSLHAATLGLGPAVSILPNVTSTNPKTPSPSTNENAKDFTEPIDKVRDDSINDLIATIAKLDSNGVQVLPEGRTKTTSPQVHSSTDLSNTQEVNTKNDQKDDPNEDWCAVCLDGGELMCCDKCPKVFHQNCHIPAISSLPDESESWQCLLCVNLKELANNTDNTQKAPGELSRLELQIIQRICLELYCQYEQSLHFREPEPPTNTAYYEIICNPMSLDVIRTRLDPTSPNHYKDIASFVSDVRLIFKNTYLFYQEDSKTFTNAKYLENFFEEQLSKWLPNFATKTNSPITNGSNNTNSNNTTSINNNSASTSSAASPGLMSLTTGPSASPGAIASMENGRKSCIAEFRLDDDSCIPAKRSRKLTE encoded by the exons TCGGAATCCTCATCATCAGCTTCCACAAAATTTGCCCTACTCAAATGTGTTTGGTGCAGTCAATTGCTGAGCATCAATGATCGTCCAAAGCTCTTGGAATGTCTGCATGTTTCCTGCTCGCAATGTGTGAATACGAAATTCTCTGAGTTGGATCGCACCATGCCACCGCTTATACATTGTCCCGTTTGTAATATGGCCTCACAAAATGAGTTTATCATTGATAATCAATTTTTGATCGAACAATGTACAGCCGCTGGTGATAACAGTTTGGCCGATGGCAGTTCCACAGATGCATCCAAAGCGACCGTTACTGCCAATATCACATGCAGCAGTTGCTCTGATAATGCTGTAGCGACGTCATGGTGTGTAGATTGTTCCGAATATATATGTGACAGTTGTGTGCAGGCGCATCAACGTCTCAAGATCACTAAGGATCACACAATTAAGCCAAAGGAGGAAGCCAATAATGAGCAATTGCCTGGTGCTGCCGGTATAGATAAACTGCATATGTGTCATCTACATCCGCAAGAGAAACTGTCACTGTTTTGTGAGACGTGCGACAAGTTGACATGTCGTGATTGTCAGCTCAGCGATCATCGCGATCACAAATATAAGTTTGCGCATGAAATTGCCACCGAGACGCGTCAAGCGTTGAAAACGCTCGTCTCCGAAATCAACTACAAGCGCTTCTTGCTCTCATCTGCCACTAAAGTGATTGACGATCGACAAAAACAAATCGCCGATCGTAAGAAGGATCTTATTAAAGAGATCACCGCAATGGTAGTGAAGATCACAAATACAGTTAATATGCGCGGCAAGCAGTTAGCTATGCGTCTGAATGAAGTTTGCGATACAAAAATGAAGGTTTTGATCGAGAAGAAGGACGCGTTGCAGCTGTTGTCCGATAATACCGATCACTGCATCGAATTTATGGAGAACGCTATGGAGAAAGGGAGTGACTATGCGATTTTGTCGAGTAAAAAATCATTGGTGCGACATTTACAGAAACTGAAGTGTCAACGAGCAGACATACCAAATCCAGAAATTCCTGTGCGTATTCAAGTACAGTTAAACCAAGTCTCCGAACTCCAGAAAG TTATTTCTCAACTCGGCACTGTTATTGTGGACGGTAAACCCTATCCCCCAGCACCGTCCACAAATGGACCGCCACGCCAGCAGCCAAGCCCAAATATGGCGCCACCATTGCGACCTGGACTGCCACCCGGTATGCCCGCCGGTATGTCTCCTACTGGACCGCCAAGCGGATATGGACCACAGAATGGGCCGCCAATATACAATAACAGCACATcggcacaacaacaatttaacaaCATGCAGATGAATCGAAACTATGCTGCCGAGGGCGCAGGTAAGG TTCGTTTCGGCGCAATGCCACCGGGTATGCAACGCCAAGGTCAGCCACACGTTAGTTCCTCAACACATCCTCAAAATATGG aCATGAGCTTACGTGGCCTACTAAATAATCAAGCAGCTCAGAGTCCCAATCAGGCACATATATCATTTAATGGTCCACCAAATTATCCAGGTGGGCCACAAGGCGCAGCTTCACCACACCAGCAAATGAATACCCAAATGCGTCCGCATTTTATGGGCGGTCCTCCAGGCCAACAACATCAGAATTACCCGCAGAATACGCCTGGTGGACCGAATAACCCGAATTATATAAACAATACTGCGCGCTTTCAGAACTATCAACGCATGTCGAGTCACGCGCAACAGCAGGCCGCTGTAGCGGCCATGTCAAGCGGGGGCGGTCCTGGTGGTCCATGCGGCAGTCAAATACCGTCGCCAAACGCCATGCAGCGACCACAAATGATGACCAATCCCATGCAGAAT AACCTGGGGTTTCATGGGAGTCAGCCTGGCTTCAGTCCCGGTCCGCCGCAAACTTCACCGCAAATGAACAGTAGCTTGAGCAGCATGCACAGCATGGCTAAATGGCATATACCGCAATCAGCGCAACAGACAAATG CTTGTACACAACAAGGCCCCTTAATGCAGTTCGCCAATGGTCGTCAAacagaaaactttaaaatttcccTAAAATCTCCAAATACTCTAAAGAATACCACACCGCCAAATGGCAGCGCGTCGGCACATAGTATGCAAGGCAATAGCGCGTCCAGCTTGCATGCAGCTACGCTTGGGCTCGGACCAGCTGTATCCATATTACCTAATGTCACATCTACGAACCCAAAGACGCCGAGCCCAAGCActaacgag AACGCAAAAGATTTCACTGAACCGATTGACAAGGTGCGTGACGATTCCATAAACGATCTAATTGCCACGATTGCCAAATTGGATTCGAATGGTGTGCAGGTGCTGCCGGAAGGTCGTACCAAAACCACATCGCCGCAAGTACACAGCTCAACAGACCTATCCAATACTCAAGAAG TTAATACTAAAAATGATCAAAAAGACGACCCGAACGAAGATTGGTGTGCCGTTTGCCTTGACGGTGGTGAGCTCATGTGCTGCGACAAGTGCCCGAAAGTATTCCATCAGAATTGTCACATACCCGCCATCAGTTCGTTGCCGGACGAAAGCGAAAGTTGGCAATGCCTTTTGTGCGTGAACCTCAAAGAGCTGGCTAATAACACGGACAACACGCAGAAAGCACCCGGCGAGCTAAGTCGACTGGAATTGCAGATCATCCAACGCATTTGTCTCGAATTATATTGTCAGTATGAACAGAGTCTACATTTCCGCGAACCGGAACCGCCTACAAATACAGCCTACTATGAAATTATTTGCAA CCCCATGTCTTTGGATGTTATACGTACAAGATTGGATCCGACCAGTCCAAATCATTATAAAGATATCGCTAGTTTTGTATCAGACGTGCgtctaatatttaaaaacaccTATCTCTTCTATCAA GAGGACTCAAAAACATTCACAAATGCTAAATATTTGGAGAACTTTTTCGAAGAACAATTATCCAAATGGCTGCCAAACTTCGCTACCAAGACCAATTCGCCTATAACTAATGGCAGTAACAACACAAATAGCAACAATACCACAAGTATCAACAATAATAGTGCTTCCACATCGTCAGCAGCTTCGCCTGGGCTCATGAGTTTAACCACGGGTCCCTCAGCTTCACCCGGCGCTATTGCATCTATGGAGAATGGACGAAAGAGTTGTATTGCCGAATTCCGGCTAGACGATGACTCCTGCATTCCGGCGAAACGATCACGTAAACTAACCGAATAG